The window TGAGTCATCCATGGATAGTCACCCATATAGATTTCTTGCTCTTTTACTTCGCCTGTAACCTTGTTGGTTAGTTCGACTACAGCTTTAAGCGAGGCTTCATAACTACTGTTATTGTCTCGAGCTTGCTTGTCGGTCATTTTAGGTTCGTCGAACCGATAACTCTTAAAACGTAGATTAAGTTTTTCGCCAGTGTAGTCTTCGATTACGTCAAGCTCGGCAAAGAGTTCGCCTAAGCCTTCCTCGACAAACCACTGGAACGAATTATTTTGATGGTTAATAAGATTTGGAAGGTTGATCATACTTGGTGCACCGTATGAAACCCGGGTGTTTGTTTGAGCACTAGCATTGCTAGCGGTTTTATTGGCGGTTGTTGCTTTAGCCATTAATTACCGATGCTCCTTAATTTAGGTTTAGAGTTATAAATGTTACTGACAACAAAAAACCCACTTCGAGATTAATTGTTGTAGTTTTGGCGCCGAAGTTATCTGTTGCAAGCTAGAGATGCATGTTTTAGGCACACGCAAGCAAGGCTTGAATTACTCTACTTCTTGGAGTTGAGTTTGATAGATGTCTGAACATTAGTCAAGCAAATACGTTGTGTAATTATCTACGTTCGTCCGAATATGTTTTTAACGGCTTGCGATAACCGTGTCGACGATACCGTATTCTTTGGCTTCGACTGCTGTAAGAAAGCGATCTCGATCCCAATCTTTTTGAATCTGTTTAATCGGTTTACCGGTGTGTTTGCTCATAATTTCGGCAAGTGTATTTTTAATCTTCAGGCCTTCTTCCAGACCGATTTCCATATCGGAGATTTTACCTGTAGCACCACCACTAGGCTGGTGGATCATTACTTTGGCGTTTGGCAAGGCATGGCGCTTGCCTTTGGCTCCCGCGGCCAGTAGCACCGAACCCATGCTCATAGCCATTCCAATACCGTAGGTTTGAACATCTGGTTTGATAAATTGCATGGTGTCATATATAGCCAGTCCGGCATAAACCATTCCGCCAGGACTATTTATATAGAAGTGGATGTCTTTATCTGGATCCTGCTGCTCTAAGAACAGCATTTGCGCCACAATTATGTTTGCCGTATGCATGTTTACCTGATCGCCTAAAAATATAATCCGGTCTTTTAATAGCCGAGAGTAGATATCGTATGCACGCTCAAACCGACCGTCTTGTTCAATTACAGTTGGTATCAACACATTAGAAATAGGTGTTTGCGTAGTAGCTTGTAAATCCATACTATCAGCATATCACAAACTTAGCACTCAGCAAACTAGACTGCTAGATTAGTGTCTGGACTTTGGTTTTCGGGGATATAGCGCAGCTGATCCGAGGAAGCATGGTATGGCAAAAGCTGCTAACACTGGTAAGTGTTCACTTAAGGCACCTACAACCGCAACTACTCCGAGCCCGGTAAATAGACCAGAAACTTGAGCTCTCTCTGAAGGGTCCTCGATTGATCGTAAAAATGATTTTTGCTTAGCCATTATTTATAGATGATTTCTTTTAGTTTTGTTAAAGTCCGATCAGTCAAAAGCCGAGCAGCGATATCGCGTCGAGCAGCTGGCTTGTCGAGTTCGGCTTGCATTTTGGCATCGGCGGCATATTGCTGTTTGTAGTCGGTAATGGCTGCTTCGATATCTGATTCCGAAACCTCGACATTTTCGTTCTTGGCAATCTCGGACAATATGATTCCACCTTTAAGCCGACTAATAGCTTCGTCGCGCAAAGACTGCTTATGGCTTTCGGAACTCAAGCCTTCTTGCTCTAACCATTCCTGATAGTTCTGGCCTCGATAACTTAAGTTTGCCTGGTGATCGTTTACCATTCTTTCAATTTGGTCAGTTATCAAGCCTTCAGGGATTTCAATTTCGGTTTTGTCGGCCAGTTCGCGCATGACTTCGCTTTCCAGCTCGAGCTCGGCCCGATGAATTTTGTCGGCTTTAATCTGTTTTTCGATGTCTTCGAGTAACTGCTTCGCAGTGCTATATGGTCCAATTTTTTTTGCCAGTTCATCGGAAATTTCCGGAACATGTACAGCCTGAACCTTCTTGACTAGACATTTAAAAGACACCTGCTTAGATTGCAATGCCTTAACGCCATAATCTTTAGGGAAAGTTAGTTTAAAGGTTGTCTCTTGACCAGCTTTTGTGCCGATTAGATTGTCTTCGAATCCCGGTATGAAAGTATTACTACCTAAAGCCAGCGGATAGTCCTGACCTTTGGCTCCACTGATTGGATTGCCTTTACTATCGACGCCATCAAAATCTATCCAAACTTGATCGCCTTCTTTTGCTTCGCGCTCCACATCTTCTCGCTCGGCCATATCAAATTGAATTCTTTTGGTAACAGCATCGATGTCGGCTTGGCTAACAGACACAACTGGTTTAGTCTTTTTCACTTTTTTATAATCGGCTAATTTAATCGCTCCGAGCGTTTCGCAGACAACCTCGAGTTCTAGCTCACTAAACGGGACAAACTTGGTAACATTTACACTCGGCGGAACTACTGTTGCGAGTTGCTGACTGTCTAAAGCTTTGCCAACCACAATTGGTACAATTTCGTTCAAAAACTCTTGAGCCAGCAGATTCTGATCGAGTTGTTTGGCTATCGCTGATATTGGCGCTTTACCCTTACGGAATCCATCCACCTTGATTTCTTTACCAAGTCTTTGGATCACCTTATCTTTGGCTAATTCGATATCGGCCTTAGCAACCGAAACAACAAGCGTCTGAGAAGTGCTTGTTTTATTTTTAGACGTAATTTTCATAACCGCCACACTCTAACAGAGTGAACGATAGTAGTCAAAACCATCTAGTTCGATTTCTATCGCAGTCGCCCATGCTCTTAGAGCCTGCTTGCCAACTTTACCTATACCATAGATATCAAATGGTTGGGTTACAAAATCCACAAACGACTGCGGGTTTAAGCCGATCGGTGTTTCTACCAAAGTTCTTGCACCCCTGCTATCTCTGCTAGCCTTAAAAACAGCCGCAAGGTGCAGCGGGCAGCCACACGACCAATCGGCATATTTAGCGCCAGCATGAGTCCCGTAAAAGTTTTGCTCGAGCCCGTTTTCTACCGACCAGGCATGGTTAAAAGTCGCATGGCCAATCAGTGCATTTACTGCATGAGTCAGGATTCGACTCGCCGACGAGGGAATAATAGCACCTCTACCGAGTGTACATAAATATGGCACCAACGAACTCGAGACATAGGCTACAAGCCGGTTGTCTCGGTCATCATGGGCTAGCTCGAAGAATGTCGGATTTAATCCGGATTGGCCAAGCAGCCTAAACCGTGCAGCTCTGGCAACTCCACTAAGCTCAGTTGCAGCTGCCCGCGCTTCGGCAAGCGAGGCACGCCCAAGCGATTCTCCTTCGATTACATATCTTAAAGACTGATGATATTCGGCCATG of the Candidatus Nomurabacteria bacterium genome contains:
- a CDS encoding ATP-dependent Clp protease proteolytic subunit, translated to MDLQATTQTPISNVLIPTVIEQDGRFERAYDIYSRLLKDRIIFLGDQVNMHTANIIVAQMLFLEQQDPDKDIHFYINSPGGMVYAGLAIYDTMQFIKPDVQTYGIGMAMSMGSVLLAAGAKGKRHALPNAKVMIHQPSGGATGKISDMEIGLEEGLKIKNTLAEIMSKHTGKPIKQIQKDWDRDRFLTAVEAKEYGIVDTVIASR
- the tig gene encoding trigger factor, with protein sequence MKITSKNKTSTSQTLVVSVAKADIELAKDKVIQRLGKEIKVDGFRKGKAPISAIAKQLDQNLLAQEFLNEIVPIVVGKALDSQQLATVVPPSVNVTKFVPFSELELEVVCETLGAIKLADYKKVKKTKPVVSVSQADIDAVTKRIQFDMAEREDVEREAKEGDQVWIDFDGVDSKGNPISGAKGQDYPLALGSNTFIPGFEDNLIGTKAGQETTFKLTFPKDYGVKALQSKQVSFKCLVKKVQAVHVPEISDELAKKIGPYSTAKQLLEDIEKQIKADKIHRAELELESEVMRELADKTEIEIPEGLITDQIERMVNDHQANLSYRGQNYQEWLEQEGLSSESHKQSLRDEAISRLKGGIILSEIAKNENVEVSESDIEAAITDYKQQYAADAKMQAELDKPAARRDIAARLLTDRTLTKLKEIIYK